One segment of Glandiceps talaboti chromosome 21, keGlaTala1.1, whole genome shotgun sequence DNA contains the following:
- the LOC144451595 gene encoding uncharacterized protein LOC144451595 — protein MFNFHIFFKNIAGTDYYENTTYELVQVTTLNGSTYSIPPPTVMIFMVIFIAVVALLFIVTVVACIICGILRMSSRRIKVKTTNQSWIYTTDTAVSYTKVDANDSHRRTNGTRRKQRVSVGKSPKFQTRSQNGKSRNSRINNVKRNKHIKTKTNHVKVNSETYPHESEVLDVEQPPEIPPRNLSDSHRGTNGTRREQRVSVGKSPKFLTRSQNGKSRNSRIDNVKRNKHIKTKTNHVKVNSETYPHEYKVLEVELPPEIPPRDWSESHRGTNGTRRKQRVSDGKSPKFLTRRQNGKSRNSRIDNVKRNKHIKTKTNHVKVNSETYTLEYEVLDAELPPEIPPRNRSDTLFTL, from the exons atgtttaattttcatatttttttcaaaaatattgcaGGAACAgattattatgaaaatactaCATATGAATTAGTCCAGGTGACAACACTAAATG GTTCAACTTACTCAATACCGCCACCTACGGTAATGATATTTATGGTTATATTCATCGCTGTTGTTGCTCTACTATTTATTGTCACTGTTGTTGCATGCATTATATGTGGAATCTTACGCATGTCATCGCGGAGGATTAAAGTGAAGACCACTAATCAG TCGTGGATATATACTACAGATACTGCTGTTTCGTATACGAAGGTTGACGCGAATGATTCTCACAGAAGGACTAATGGAACACGGCGTAAACAAAGGGTCTCAGTGGGAAAATCACCGAAATTTCAAACTAGAAGTCAAAATGGAAAGTCAAGAAATTCGAGAATCAACAATgtgaaaagaaacaaacacattaaaacaaAG ACGAATCATGTAAAAGTCAACAGTGAAACATATCCGCACGAATCCGAAGTCTTAGATGTTGAACAGCCACCAGAGATACCACCTCGTAACTTGAGTGATTCTCACAGAGGGACTAATGGAACACGGCGTGAACAAAGGGTCTCAGTGGGAAAATCACCGAAATTTCTAACTAGAAGTCAAAATGGAAAGTCAAGAAATTCGAGAATTGACAATGtcaaaagaaacaaacacattaaaacaaAG ACGAATCATGTAAAAGTCAACAGTGAAACATATCCACACGAATACAAAGTCTTAGAAGTTGAACTACCACCAGAGATACCACCTCGTGACTGGAGTGAATCTCACAGAGGGACTAATGGAACACGGCGTAAACAAAGGGTCTCAGACGGAAAATCACCGAAATTTCTAACTAGAAGACAAAATGGAAAGTCAAGAAATTCGAGAATCGACAATgtgaaaagaaacaaacacattaaaacaaAG ACGAATCATGTAAAAGTCAACAGTGAAACATATACTCTTGAATACGAAGTCTTAGATGCTGAACTACCACCAGAGATACCACCTCGTAACAGGAGTGATACTCTGTTTACGTTATAG
- the LOC144451718 gene encoding uncharacterized protein LOC144451718, translating into MERFNKTSYKLLCIVNTLIFIVVMEAESTDDAVYVQLGNDVNLTCPVTGNSTSVKSIRWRRSVNSQFIARAFYDSKGDLRSSLISEIKYNIKALHILTIKDVDTSDETVYMCTVSLATNTGTSQENHSIQLTICAPFDLQMQVKNITYGHLHYDTNSTDVTIRCQAYLGRPVSNIVWYLNSNLISENKGIDVQTSVSQEGYFYNCTSMLRIRRFTEIHVGNYTCSVNNKCSELPVCKSFTLLLNSQELLSPINQVSSQWTTQGNTITKLKYL; encoded by the exons ATGGAACGCTTTAACAAAACAAGCTACAAGTTACTCTGCATAGTAAACACGCTCATATTTATTG TTGTCATGGAGGCAGAAAGCACTGATGATGCCGTGTATGTTCAGCTTGGGAATGACGTAAACCTGACCTGTCCAGTCACTGGGAAcagtactagtgttaaaagCATTCGATGGAGACGCAGTGTTAACAGTCAATTCATAGCAAGAGCATTTTATGATTCGAAGGGAGATCTACGCTCTTCACTTATAAgcgaaataaaatataacattaaagCTCTGCATATCTTAACAATAAAAGATGTTGACACTTCGGATGAAACAGTTTACATGTGCACAGTTTCACTGGCGACGAACACCGGGACTTCCCAAGAGAATCATTCCATTCAACTTACGATATGTG CTCCATTTGATCTCCAAATGCAAGTGAAGAATATTACATACGGGCACTTACATTATGACACTAACTCTACCGATGTCACTATACGTTGTCAAGCATACCTTGGTAGGCCGGTATCAAACATCGTCTGGTACTTGAACTCTAACTTGATTTCTGAAAACAAAGGTATCGATGTACAAACATCTGTAAGTCAAGAGGGCTACTTCTACAATTGTACCAGTATGCTACGGATACGAAGGTTTACAGAAATTCACGTTGGGAATTATACATGCAGCGTCAATAACAAATGTAGTGAGTTACCAGTGTGTAAATCGTTCACACTGTTGCTGAATTCTCAAG AACTATTGTCACCAATTAACCAGGTCTCGTCACAATGGACAACGCAAGGTAATACtataacaaaattgaaatacttATGA